The Candidatus Bathyarchaeota archaeon genome contains a region encoding:
- a CDS encoding 50S ribosomal protein L22, giving the protein MPEWGYSITHLDPERTVKASGRELRISHKAAREICNTIKGMRLEQAKRYLRLVIAKKQPVPFKRFRKKVGHKGQLQKADAGKYPVKAAKHILKVLENAEANAENKGLDTESLKIIHASAYPGMKIKRYQPRAFGRSSPRFETLTHVEIVLEEMERPVEIEEES; this is encoded by the coding sequence GTGCCAGAGTGGGGATACTCAATAACCCATTTAGATCCGGAACGTACCGTTAAGGCTAGCGGGCGTGAGCTTAGAATATCCCATAAAGCGGCCCGCGAAATATGTAATACTATTAAGGGTATGCGTTTGGAGCAGGCTAAACGTTATTTACGCTTAGTTATTGCTAAAAAGCAGCCTGTCCCGTTTAAGCGGTTTAGGAAGAAGGTTGGACATAAAGGGCAGTTGCAAAAGGCTGATGCTGGAAAATATCCGGTTAAAGCTGCTAAACATATTTTGAAAGTTTTGGAGAACGCTGAAGCAAATGCTGAAAATAAGGGGTTAGACACTGAAAGCCTCAAAATAATTCATGCTTCAGCCTATCCAGGAATGAAGATAAAGCGGTATCAGCCAAGAGCCTTCGGAAGGTCGTCTCCAAGGTTTGAAACCTTAACGCATGTTGAAATCGTTTTAGAGGAAATGGAAAGACCGGTGGAAATTGAGGAGGAAAGCTGA
- a CDS encoding 30S ribosomal protein S3, which produces MSTIKHFISESVKKAQIDEFLQKELENAGYGGVEITKTPLGTHVVIYAMRPGVVIGRGGETIRKLAKTLEEKFNLPNPQISVAEIEVPELNPYIVATRIASALRRGVHFRRAGFWGLNQIMEAGALGAEIIISGKLRTERARYEKFRAGYLPKSGEPAMRYMRKAEVHVQLKPGIFGVKVRIMPPDAEFPDKVKILESLGKAPETEEGKTEEEKVEVES; this is translated from the coding sequence ATGTCAACAATTAAGCATTTTATATCTGAATCCGTTAAGAAGGCTCAAATTGACGAGTTCTTACAGAAAGAACTTGAAAATGCAGGTTACGGCGGAGTTGAAATAACAAAAACTCCGCTTGGAACCCACGTTGTAATATATGCCATGCGGCCGGGAGTAGTAATTGGAAGAGGAGGAGAAACCATACGCAAGCTTGCTAAAACACTTGAAGAAAAGTTTAATCTTCCAAATCCGCAGATTTCAGTTGCAGAAATAGAGGTCCCAGAACTAAATCCCTACATAGTTGCAACACGCATAGCCTCAGCCCTTAGGCGGGGAGTCCACTTCAGAAGAGCGGGCTTTTGGGGTCTAAACCAAATCATGGAAGCAGGAGCTTTAGGAGCCGAAATAATAATCAGTGGAAAACTCAGAACAGAAAGGGCCAGATATGAAAAGTTCAGAGCTGGATATCTCCCGAAAAGCGGAGAACCAGCCATGAGGTATATGCGTAAAGCGGAAGTTCACGTCCAACTTAAACCTGGAATATTCGGCGTTAAAGTTAGAATAATGCCCCCAGACGCAGAATTTCCAGACAAAGTGAAGATATTGGAATCTTTAGGGAAAGCTCCTGAAACCGAAGAAGGCAAGACTGAAGAAGAAAAAGTGGAGGTTGAAAGCTAA
- the rpmC gene encoding 50S ribosomal protein L29: MPILRVKEIREMSPEERKKKLDELRTELMRIKTMIKAGGSMENTARVRELRKAIARILTIENEEKRAKEKGKR, translated from the coding sequence ATGCCAATACTCAGAGTTAAAGAAATTCGGGAAATGAGTCCAGAAGAGAGAAAAAAGAAGCTAGATGAGCTTAGAACAGAATTGATGAGAATAAAAACTATGATTAAGGCAGGAGGCTCCATGGAGAACACTGCCAGAGTTAGAGAGCTTAGAAAAGCCATTGCAAGAATACTTACAATTGAAAACGAAGAAAAAAGAGCTAAGGAGAAAGGTAAAAGATGA
- a CDS encoding ribonuclease P protein subunit gives MKVTPALLRHEFIGLEAKVVKSTHSGYVGLSGKIIDETKKTLAILGKDGKRRVIPKEVAVFHFKLQDGTVVEVDGKAIVGRPEERLKRKIRRLW, from the coding sequence ATGAAAGTAACCCCGGCGCTGCTACGTCACGAATTCATAGGGCTCGAAGCAAAAGTGGTTAAAAGCACACACTCGGGATATGTTGGGCTCTCCGGAAAAATAATTGATGAAACTAAAAAAACGTTAGCTATACTTGGAAAAGACGGAAAGAGAAGGGTTATACCAAAAGAAGTAGCTGTTTTCCACTTCAAGCTTCAAGACGGCACAGTTGTTGAGGTAGACGGAAAAGCCATTGTTGGAAGACCTGAAGAGAGACTTAAAAGAAAAATTAGGAGGCTATGGTAA
- a CDS encoding 30S ribosomal protein S17: MVMALSLKKPKKSCNDKNCPFHGSLPVRGRILEGVVVSAKMDKTVIVRRDYLHYVPKFKRYERRHSHIPAHNPPCINAKEGERVKIAECRPISKTVSFVVVEKLEET; the protein is encoded by the coding sequence ATGGTAATGGCGCTTTCATTAAAAAAGCCTAAAAAATCCTGTAACGATAAAAACTGTCCATTTCACGGGAGTCTTCCAGTTCGTGGAAGAATCCTCGAAGGAGTAGTTGTCAGTGCAAAAATGGATAAAACAGTAATTGTCAGAAGGGACTACCTACACTATGTTCCAAAGTTTAAGCGTTACGAAAGAAGGCACAGTCATATTCCAGCCCATAATCCTCCATGTATAAACGCGAAGGAAGGGGAGAGAGTAAAAATCGCTGAGTGCAGGCCGATAAGCAAAACAGTTTCGTTTGTGGTTGTTGAAAAGCTGGAGGAAACGTGA
- a CDS encoding 50S ribosomal protein L14: MKGVVGQRPKIPRGLPAGTLIRCADNTGAKVLRLIQVIGYKGRLRRIPFAAIGDMIVVSVRKGTPDMRKKVFHAVVVRQRMPYLRPEGIWVQFEDNAAVIMTPEGEMKGSEIRGPVAREAAERWPRIASAASIIV; this comes from the coding sequence GTGAAAGGAGTTGTCGGTCAAAGACCTAAAATACCTAGAGGGCTCCCCGCTGGAACCCTTATCAGATGCGCAGATAATACTGGAGCTAAGGTGTTGAGGCTTATCCAAGTTATAGGTTATAAAGGCCGTTTGAGGAGAATTCCGTTTGCTGCAATAGGTGACATGATAGTTGTTTCAGTTAGGAAAGGTACGCCTGACATGCGGAAAAAAGTTTTTCACGCAGTTGTTGTTAGGCAAAGGATGCCGTACCTCCGCCCGGAGGGAATCTGGGTTCAGTTTGAAGATAACGCCGCTGTGATAATGACTCCTGAAGGCGAGATGAAAGGCTCCGAAATTAGAGGGCCAGTTGCAAGGGAGGCCGCAGAAAGATGGCCGAGGATAGCAAGTGCAGCAAGCATAATAGTTTAG
- a CDS encoding 50S ribosomal protein L24 gives MAKTLTSKPSKQRKRLYTAPLHVRSKILSAPLSPDLREKYGFRSLPIRVGDKVQILRGDHKGFEGKVLKVDRKKYRISVEGITREKVDGTTINVPIHPSKVMITELNLDDKWRRKKIERKRKAREAAEERKAKKEEVIEEAEKVEEEEVKAEEEKKEKRKKKRKTRRKTATKTSKRKKAEKEE, from the coding sequence ATGGCGAAAACTTTAACATCTAAACCTTCAAAACAGCGTAAAAGGCTATATACTGCACCGCTTCATGTAAGGTCTAAAATTCTTTCCGCACCTTTATCACCTGACTTAAGAGAAAAATACGGTTTTAGGTCTCTTCCAATTCGCGTAGGCGATAAAGTTCAGATTTTAAGAGGCGACCATAAGGGTTTTGAAGGAAAAGTCTTGAAGGTCGACCGCAAAAAATATCGGATTTCAGTAGAAGGAATTACCCGTGAAAAAGTTGACGGAACAACGATAAATGTTCCAATACACCCGTCAAAAGTTATGATTACGGAATTAAATCTTGACGACAAGTGGCGAAGGAAAAAAATTGAAAGGAAAAGGAAAGCTAGAGAAGCCGCTGAAGAAAGAAAAGCGAAAAAGGAAGAAGTAATAGAAGAAGCTGAAAAAGTTGAAGAAGAGGAAGTAAAGGCTGAAGAAGAAAAGAAGGAAAAGCGAAAGAAGAAAAGGAAAACTCGGAGGAAGACAGCAACAAAGACTTCTAAGAGAAAGAAAGCTGAGAAGGAGGAGTAA
- a CDS encoding 30S ribosomal protein S4e encodes MGKKGGSRHLKRKPAPKHWPIPRKKFVWAVKPKPGPHPISKCLPLVLIMRDILGFAKTRAEAKKIISQGKVLVDGKVRKEELYPAGLMDVVAIPEVDKVFRILPFRKGLTLHPIEKEESKFKLCRIENKTAVKNGHIQLNLHDGSNILVKVADPKNPEEDTYKTLNTLKVSLPEREIIEQFELKVGAPAIITGGKNMGRYGKIVEIEERPGKKRRNLLVTLEDPKGERFQTILDFTFVVGDSEPCISIPEVS; translated from the coding sequence TTGGGTAAGAAAGGAGGAAGTAGACACCTTAAACGGAAGCCGGCTCCGAAACATTGGCCAATTCCAAGGAAAAAATTCGTGTGGGCTGTTAAACCTAAACCTGGCCCCCATCCAATTTCGAAATGTTTACCCCTCGTACTTATAATGCGGGACATCTTAGGCTTTGCAAAAACTAGAGCAGAAGCAAAAAAGATTATTTCTCAAGGCAAAGTTTTAGTTGACGGAAAAGTTCGGAAAGAGGAGCTTTACCCTGCCGGATTAATGGACGTAGTTGCAATTCCAGAAGTTGATAAAGTTTTTAGGATACTACCATTCCGAAAGGGTTTAACTCTTCACCCAATTGAAAAAGAGGAAAGCAAATTCAAGCTTTGCAGAATAGAGAATAAAACCGCAGTAAAAAATGGCCACATACAACTCAACCTCCATGACGGAAGCAACATACTCGTGAAGGTGGCTGACCCTAAAAATCCAGAAGAAGACACCTACAAAACGTTAAACACACTTAAAGTTAGTTTACCTGAAAGAGAAATCATCGAACAATTCGAACTCAAAGTTGGAGCCCCAGCGATAATAACTGGCGGAAAAAACATGGGAAGATACGGAAAAATAGTTGAGATAGAAGAAAGGCCGGGGAAGAAACGCAGAAACTTGCTTGTAACGCTTGAAGACCCCAAAGGGGAACGTTTCCAAACAATACTGGACTTCACATTTGTCGTTGGCGACAGCGAACCATGCATATCCATACCGGAGGTAAGTTGA
- a CDS encoding 50S ribosomal protein L5 has protein sequence MMTSAPTEEEIRKKWQENPMLKPRIEKVTVNICVGKSGEPLEKASKVLEELTGQRPSRRKARQTIRDFGIRKGEPIACVVTLRKDRAVEFLKKAFQAIGNKLSKGCFDRFGNFSFGIREHIDIPGTKYSPELGIYGMDVCVSLERPGYRVKRRRRAKSKIGRRHLLTPEEAMVFIKDEFGVEIV, from the coding sequence ATGATGACATCGGCTCCAACAGAAGAAGAAATTCGAAAAAAATGGCAAGAAAATCCTATGCTTAAACCTAGAATAGAAAAGGTAACAGTAAACATTTGTGTTGGAAAATCTGGGGAACCATTAGAAAAAGCATCGAAGGTCCTCGAGGAGTTAACGGGCCAGAGGCCTTCTAGACGTAAGGCCAGGCAGACCATACGTGATTTCGGCATAAGGAAAGGTGAACCAATCGCCTGCGTTGTAACTTTGAGGAAGGATAGAGCAGTTGAATTTTTAAAGAAGGCTTTTCAGGCGATTGGTAACAAGCTTTCTAAAGGTTGTTTTGATAGGTTTGGAAATTTCTCTTTCGGAATTAGGGAACATATAGATATTCCTGGAACCAAGTATTCGCCTGAACTTGGAATTTACGGAATGGATGTTTGCGTCTCCCTTGAACGTCCTGGATATAGGGTTAAAAGGAGACGTAGGGCCAAATCGAAGATTGGTAGAAGGCACCTGCTAACTCCAGAAGAAGCCATGGTATTTATTAAGGACGAATTCGGCGTTGAAATAGTGTAG
- a CDS encoding 30S ribosomal protein S14 translates to MAKQKPKKVRKYGKGSRPCRRCGSYGPVIRRYGLYLCRQCFREVAKKLGFKKYE, encoded by the coding sequence TTGGCTAAACAAAAGCCTAAAAAAGTTCGAAAGTATGGGAAGGGTAGTAGACCGTGTAGACGTTGCGGCTCTTACGGTCCAGTGATTAGACGTTATGGTTTATATTTGTGTAGGCAATGCTTTAGGGAAGTAGCCAAAAAATTGGGATTTAAAAAATATGAGTAG
- a CDS encoding 30S ribosomal protein S8 — MTMMDTLANGLTTIMNNEMRRKKECVITPASKLLGRVLRIMQLNGYIGEFEFIDDGRSGKFKVQLLGRINKCGAIKPRYPVKADEFEKWEKQFLPARDIGLLIVSTPQGVMSHKEAKQKKVGGRLLAYVY; from the coding sequence TTGACTATGATGGACACCTTGGCCAATGGCCTCACAACCATAATGAATAACGAAATGCGAAGGAAGAAAGAATGCGTAATTACTCCAGCCTCTAAACTTTTAGGCAGAGTTTTAAGAATTATGCAGTTAAACGGTTATATAGGAGAATTCGAATTTATCGACGACGGACGTTCCGGAAAGTTTAAAGTTCAGCTTTTAGGCAGAATAAACAAATGCGGGGCCATAAAGCCCAGATATCCTGTTAAAGCTGACGAATTTGAAAAATGGGAGAAACAGTTCCTCCCAGCGAGGGATATAGGCTTACTTATAGTTTCAACTCCGCAGGGTGTAATGTCACATAAGGAAGCTAAACAAAAGAAGGTAGGGGGAAGATTACTAGCCTACGTCTACTAG
- a CDS encoding 50S ribosomal protein L6 translates to MQAVEVAKTVEVPEGVEVSIENKCVTVKGEKGTLTRDFSSAPIEIELEDGKVKVYAKWPRKKEAALVGTISAHIQNMITGVTKGFTYKLKIVFSHFPISVKVQGDKILIENFTGEKTPRIAKIVGTAKVTVKGDDVIVQGINIEDVGQTAANIEQATKIKKKDPRIFLDGIYIYERKEGMED, encoded by the coding sequence ATGCAAGCGGTTGAAGTAGCGAAAACGGTTGAAGTCCCCGAAGGCGTTGAGGTTAGCATAGAGAATAAATGTGTAACAGTTAAAGGAGAGAAGGGTACCCTAACACGTGACTTTTCCTCAGCTCCAATTGAAATCGAACTAGAAGACGGAAAAGTAAAGGTTTACGCTAAATGGCCCCGTAAAAAAGAGGCCGCCCTTGTAGGCACGATTTCAGCGCATATACAGAACATGATAACAGGAGTCACAAAAGGGTTTACTTACAAATTAAAAATAGTCTTTTCGCATTTTCCAATTTCAGTTAAGGTTCAAGGGGACAAAATTTTAATAGAAAACTTTACCGGTGAGAAAACTCCGCGAATAGCTAAAATTGTTGGAACCGCAAAGGTTACGGTTAAAGGCGACGATGTCATCGTTCAAGGGATAAACATAGAAGACGTCGGACAAACAGCCGCAAACATCGAGCAAGCAACAAAAATCAAGAAAAAAGACCCCAGAATCTTCTTAGACGGCATATACATTTACGAACGAAAAGAGGGAATGGAAGATTGA
- a CDS encoding 50S ribosomal protein L32e, which translates to MTPKKKSEENSAANTELAAKEKALKLREALKHKRPDFVRQESWRYKRIKENWRRPRGLDSKMRRKIKGWPKCPEVGYRGPKAARGLHPSGYEEILVYNPNDLDKVDPEKQAIRIAHTVGIKKRMEIIAKATSKKIRILNPKEAELELEEEREKLEAEEEEELEEEKAKIEEAEKEEGKKERERAKTRKTKKRKKAEKGEEK; encoded by the coding sequence TTGACACCTAAGAAGAAATCAGAAGAAAATTCAGCTGCAAACACTGAATTAGCCGCTAAAGAGAAGGCCTTAAAGCTACGTGAAGCCCTAAAACATAAACGACCAGATTTTGTCCGTCAGGAAAGTTGGCGATATAAGAGAATTAAGGAAAACTGGAGAAGACCCCGCGGATTAGACAGCAAAATGCGAAGAAAAATCAAGGGTTGGCCGAAATGCCCTGAAGTTGGATATAGAGGACCAAAAGCTGCAAGAGGGCTTCATCCATCCGGTTACGAGGAAATTCTCGTTTATAACCCAAACGATTTAGATAAAGTTGACCCAGAAAAGCAAGCTATTAGAATCGCCCACACAGTTGGAATTAAAAAGAGAATGGAAATAATAGCGAAAGCTACTAGCAAGAAAATTAGAATTTTGAACCCGAAGGAAGCAGAACTAGAGCTGGAAGAAGAAAGAGAAAAGCTTGAAGCTGAAGAAGAAGAAGAACTGGAAGAAGAAAAGGCTAAAATTGAAGAAGCTGAAAAAGAAGAGGGCAAAAAAGAGAGAGAAAGGGCTAAGACTAGAAAAACCAAGAAAAGAAAGAAAGCAGAGAAAGGTGAAGAAAAGTGA
- a CDS encoding 50S ribosomal protein L19e — protein sequence MSLKSQRRLAAKILKVGENRVWINPDRIDDVQAAITREEIKKLIHEGAIKALPKEGVSRARARIIHAKKKKGLRKGPGSRSGASGAIMSKKEAWMKKIRALRRRLRELREKRIITESVYRKLYVMAKSGRFESKAELENYIKAQGWWRKR from the coding sequence GTGAGCTTAAAAAGTCAGCGGAGACTAGCGGCCAAAATACTGAAAGTTGGAGAAAACAGAGTATGGATAAATCCAGACCGCATAGATGACGTTCAAGCAGCAATAACACGTGAAGAAATAAAGAAACTTATCCATGAAGGTGCAATTAAGGCTCTCCCCAAGGAGGGAGTCAGCAGAGCCCGTGCCAGAATTATACATGCCAAGAAAAAGAAGGGATTGAGGAAGGGGCCGGGAAGCAGAAGTGGAGCCTCGGGGGCTATCATGAGTAAAAAAGAGGCTTGGATGAAGAAAATTAGAGCTTTAAGGAGGAGGCTTCGAGAGTTAAGAGAAAAGCGCATAATAACTGAAAGTGTTTACCGAAAACTTTACGTGATGGCTAAAAGTGGAAGATTTGAATCTAAAGCCGAACTTGAAAACTACATTAAAGCGCAGGGCTGGTGGAGAAAGCGTTGA
- a CDS encoding 50S ribosomal protein L18 — protein sequence MTAKGPRYRVPFRRRREGKTDYRARKALILSKLPRIVARGSLNHMTVQVVKAKIEGDEVLTSAHSKELTKKFGWKGSCGNTPAAYLTGFLCGLKALEKGIKKAILDIGLRTPTKGSKVFAVLKGLLDAGVEVPHGEEKLPDESRIRGEHIANYAKQLATENPEEYRKRFSQYLARRLKPEKLPEHFLKVKEKILKAFKKPEKKAKVKKPAKKRKAKAKAKTKKVSKKRSGRRKAKGEEKEK from the coding sequence TTGACAGCTAAAGGTCCGAGATATCGTGTTCCATTTCGGAGAAGAAGAGAGGGAAAAACAGATTATCGTGCGAGAAAGGCCTTAATCCTCTCGAAACTTCCCAGAATAGTTGCACGTGGCTCCTTAAATCACATGACAGTTCAAGTAGTAAAAGCAAAAATTGAAGGAGACGAAGTTTTAACTTCTGCCCACTCAAAGGAATTAACTAAAAAGTTTGGCTGGAAAGGCTCATGCGGAAATACTCCAGCCGCCTACTTAACGGGATTTTTATGCGGACTAAAAGCTTTGGAAAAAGGAATTAAAAAGGCAATTTTAGACATAGGCCTAAGAACTCCTACTAAAGGCAGTAAAGTTTTTGCGGTTTTAAAGGGCCTACTAGACGCCGGAGTTGAAGTTCCCCACGGAGAGGAGAAACTACCAGATGAATCAAGAATAAGGGGGGAACATATAGCAAATTACGCTAAACAACTTGCAACAGAAAATCCGGAAGAATACAGGAAAAGATTTTCTCAATATCTGGCCAGAAGATTAAAGCCTGAAAAACTTCCGGAACACTTTTTGAAGGTGAAGGAGAAAATCTTAAAGGCATTTAAAAAGCCTGAGAAAAAGGCTAAAGTTAAAAAGCCAGCGAAGAAACGTAAGGCAAAAGCAAAGGCAAAAACCAAAAAAGTTTCTAAAAAGCGTAGTGGAAGAAGAAAGGCTAAAGGAGAGGAGAAAGAAAAGTGA
- a CDS encoding 30S ribosomal protein S5, translated as MVREGKITSIEEIFMEGYRIREPEIVDILISDLEEEVINISLVQKQTDAGEQSRFKAIVAVGNRDGYIGLGSGKARQVRTAIEKAALDARLNITPVRRGCGSWECGCGKPHSLPFQVRGKCGSVEIVLIPGPRGLGLVASEIAKIILGLAGVKDCWTRSYGSTRTVPSFAYAVFDALKKTYELVTPSDWVR; from the coding sequence ATGGTTCGTGAAGGGAAGATAACTTCAATTGAAGAAATATTTATGGAAGGATACAGAATTCGGGAACCCGAAATAGTGGACATTTTAATTTCAGACCTAGAGGAGGAAGTTATAAACATAAGCCTAGTTCAGAAACAAACAGACGCCGGTGAACAATCAAGATTTAAGGCGATAGTGGCTGTTGGAAACCGAGACGGCTATATTGGCTTAGGCTCAGGAAAAGCCAGACAAGTGCGAACAGCCATTGAAAAAGCTGCTTTGGACGCCAGACTTAACATAACTCCGGTTAGGAGAGGATGCGGAAGCTGGGAGTGCGGATGCGGAAAGCCCCACTCGTTACCATTCCAAGTTAGAGGAAAATGCGGAAGCGTCGAAATAGTGTTAATTCCAGGCCCAAGAGGCCTAGGACTAGTCGCAAGCGAAATAGCGAAAATAATTTTAGGCCTAGCCGGAGTGAAGGACTGCTGGACGAGAAGCTACGGATCAACAAGAACTGTTCCATCATTCGCTTACGCAGTTTTCGATGCCTTAAAGAAAACCTATGAACTTGTAACCCCAAGCGACTGGGTGAGATAG
- a CDS encoding 50S ribosomal protein L30: MAENPKCLLVVRIRGVIDAPGDVKDTLKMLNLKRNNHAVIIRDTPSYRGMLQKAQNYITWGEPTENTVVELIKKRGRLLGDKKITDDYAKKVGFKSVEDLAKAVFEGKVDYGKLPEIKPFFRLHPPSKGFKGKIKKSYKMGGETGYRGEAINQLIERMI; the protein is encoded by the coding sequence ATGGCGGAAAACCCAAAATGCCTACTTGTGGTTCGAATACGCGGCGTCATAGATGCGCCAGGAGACGTCAAAGACACATTAAAAATGTTAAACTTGAAACGAAACAATCACGCTGTGATTATTAGAGATACGCCGTCCTACCGCGGCATGCTTCAAAAGGCCCAAAACTACATAACTTGGGGAGAACCAACCGAAAACACCGTAGTTGAGCTTATAAAAAAGCGTGGGAGACTGCTCGGTGACAAGAAAATCACAGATGACTACGCTAAAAAGGTTGGATTTAAATCTGTTGAAGACTTAGCCAAGGCTGTTTTTGAAGGAAAAGTTGACTATGGAAAGCTTCCTGAAATAAAGCCGTTTTTCAGGCTGCATCCTCCTTCTAAAGGGTTTAAGGGTAAGATTAAGAAAAGCTACAAGATGGGTGGAGAAACAGGTTATAGAGGAGAAGCAATTAACCAACTGATTGAAAGGATGATTTAA
- a CDS encoding Hsp20/alpha crystallin family protein codes for MGEKELKDKKNKKRSPWFDIFDEIKKLEKMMDELMKSIESSNRYARRHKPAYGFSRTFTRNKKPVVKGFRRYTKEYLSSEIRDQYEPLIDVFDEKDKIRIVAEVLGIKKEDVDIYATEESLTISVHDENMKFYKEIALPAKVDPKTAVARYKNGVLEICLKKTKGKSLFGGQKIFVK; via the coding sequence ATGGGGGAGAAGGAACTGAAGGATAAAAAGAACAAGAAACGTTCTCCGTGGTTTGACATCTTTGACGAAATAAAGAAACTTGAAAAAATGATGGACGAACTCATGAAAAGCATAGAATCCTCAAACAGATATGCTAGAAGACATAAACCAGCCTACGGTTTTTCTAGAACATTTACGAGAAATAAAAAACCTGTAGTCAAAGGGTTTAGACGCTACACTAAAGAATATTTAAGCTCCGAAATTAGGGACCAATACGAACCATTAATAGACGTTTTTGACGAGAAAGACAAAATAAGAATTGTAGCGGAGGTTTTAGGCATTAAAAAAGAGGATGTAGACATTTATGCCACAGAAGAATCATTAACAATTTCCGTTCACGATGAAAATATGAAGTTCTATAAGGAAATAGCCCTTCCCGCCAAAGTAGACCCAAAAACTGCAGTTGCAAGATACAAAAACGGCGTTTTAGAAATTTGCCTAAAAAAGACTAAGGGAAAAAGTCTTTTCGGCGGCCAGAAAATTTTCGTGAAATAA
- a CDS encoding uL15 family ribosomal protein — MPHKLRKTRKKRGSRTCGYGRVGQHRKSGTKGGRRAGRHKHLWSYVLRYEPDYFGKRGFTSPRSLQRVENPINVGQLGELIDKLSLEGKLEKKNGKIFVDLEKFGYTKLLGMGRIDKAVVVKVPAFSASAAEKIRAAGGEILEGKGNKIN, encoded by the coding sequence ATGCCGCATAAACTTAGAAAAACAAGGAAAAAACGTGGAAGCAGAACATGTGGCTATGGTAGGGTGGGCCAGCATAGAAAGTCAGGAACAAAAGGCGGAAGAAGAGCAGGCCGCCATAAACACTTATGGTCGTACGTATTAAGGTATGAACCAGACTACTTCGGAAAGAGAGGATTTACTTCTCCAAGATCGCTTCAAAGAGTTGAAAATCCAATTAATGTTGGACAGCTAGGAGAATTAATTGATAAGCTTTCCCTAGAAGGAAAACTGGAAAAGAAAAACGGCAAAATATTTGTTGACTTGGAAAAGTTTGGATATACAAAGCTTCTAGGGATGGGAAGAATAGACAAAGCGGTGGTTGTAAAAGTTCCGGCTTTCTCGGCTTCGGCGGCAGAAAAAATCAGAGCTGCCGGAGGCGAAATATTAGAGGGGAAAGGCAATAAAATTAATTAG